A stretch of the Gracilinanus agilis isolate LMUSP501 chromosome 4, AgileGrace, whole genome shotgun sequence genome encodes the following:
- the LOC123246990 gene encoding olfactory receptor 6P1: MGNWSGSHVENFVLVGFPTSQPLQLFLFVLFLIFYLMTLLENALIVSTVWLTPALHRPMYFFLSHLSFLELWYINVTVPRLLGAFLTQNLWISFVGCMTQLYFFIALACTECVLLAVMAYDRYLAICEPLRYPSLMSPSLATRLATASWVSGFFSSMMKLLFIGRLSYCGPNVINHFFCDISPLLNLTCSDKEQAELVDFLLALVMILLPLLAVVSSYAAIIVAILRIPTSQGRQKAFSTCASHLAVVVIFYSSTLFTYARPRAMYAFNYNKVISVLYTVIVPLLNPAIYCLRNKEVKDALKKTVLDRCHHCGDSQD, from the coding sequence ATGGGAAATTGGAGTGGGAGCCATGTAGAGAACTTCGTCCTGGTGGGCTTTCCTACCTCGCAGCCCCTCCAGCTATTCCTTTTTGTGCTTTTTCTGATCTTCTACCTGATGACCTTGCTGGAGAATGCTCTCATCGTGTCCACTGTGTGGCTCACCCCTGCCCTTCACCGCCCTATGTATTTTTTCCTGAGCCACCTGTCCTTTTTGGAGCTGTGGTACATCAATGTTACCGTCCCCCGGCTTTTGGGTGCCTTTCTGACCCAGAATCTTTGGATCTCCTTTGTGGGATGCATGACCCAGCTATACTTCTTCATTGCATTGGCCTGCACTGAGTGTGTCCTTCTAGCTGTCATGGCTTATGATCGGTACCTGGCCATCTGTGAGCCCCTCCGCTACCCTAGCCTCATGTCTCCATCTCTAGCTACCCGCCTAGCAACTGCTTCTTGGGTTAGTGGCTTCTTTAGCTCCATGATGAAGCTCTTGTTCATTGGCCGGCTATCTTACTGTGGGCCCAACGTCATCAACCATTTCTTCTGTgacatctctcctctcctcaaccTTACCTGTTCAGACAAGGAACAGGCTGAGCTGGTAGATTTCCTCCTGGCCTTGGTAATGATCTTGCTGCCCTTGCTGGCTGTGGTGTCCTCCTATGCCGCCATCATTGTGGCCATCTTGAGGATTCCCACTTCCCAAGGAAGGCAGAAAGCCTTCTCTACCTgtgcctcacacctagcagtagTTGTCATCTTCTACTCTTCCACCCTCTTCACATATGCTCGACCGAGGGCTATGTATGCCTTTAACTACAATAAAGTCATATCTGTGTTATATACTGTTATTGTGCCTCTCCTCAACCCTGCCATCTACTGCCTGAGGAACAAGGAAGTGAAGGATGCCCTGAAGAAGACAGTGCTGGACCGATGTCACCATTGTGGTGATTCCCAAGATTGA
- the LOC123243782 gene encoding olfactory receptor 10X1, protein MSINKTLLEEFILVGFSVYPEWQVVLFVTFIFLYFLTLTGNLAIMALTWVDHTLHTPMYLFLSALSFSETCYTLTIIPKMLVDLLAKDRSISIPGCGLQMCFFLGLGGTNCIILTVMGLDRFLAICNPLRYPTFMTNKTCGQLVASAWVGGFFISLTETTLIFWGSFCGPNLIKHFFCHMRAVVKLSCLNRGITEVVVTIISVSGLLGTFLFIVLTYMFILSTVLKIPSAEGRKKAFSTCASHLTVVIIHFGFASIVYLKPEAEEGDDTLMAVPYTVITPFLSPLIFTLRNKDMKNALKKVLDKKVSLNK, encoded by the coding sequence ATGAGTATCAACAAGACACTCCTGGAAGAATTCATCCTTGTTGGCTTTTCAGTCTACCCAGAGTGGCAAGTGGTCCTCTTTGTGACATTTATCTTTCTGTACTTTCTCACCCTCACTGGCAACTTGGCCATCATGGCCCTCACCTGGGTGGACCACACACTCCATACCCCCATGTACCTCTTCCTCAGTGCTCTCTCCTTTTCTGAGACCTGCTACACATTAACCATAATCCCTAAAATGTTGGTAGACCTTTTGGCCAAGGATAGAAGCATTTCTATTCCAGGCTGTGGCCTTCAGATGTGCTTTTTCCTTGGACTTGGTGGCACCAACTGTATCATCCTTACAGTGATGGGCCTTGATCGGTTCTTGGCCATCTGTAATCCACTCCGCTACCCAACATTTATGACCAACAAAACATGTGGGCAGCTTGTGGCCTCAGCTTGGGTAGGTGGTTTTTTCATCTCCTTAACAGAGACTACATTGATCTTTTGGGGATCCTTCTGTGGCCCCAATCTTATCAAACACTTCTTCTGCCACATGCGAGCAGTGGTCAAGTTATCTTGCCTAAATAGAGGTATCACAGAGGTTGTTGTCACAATCATTTCAGTGTCTGGTTTACTTGGGACATTTTTATTCATTGTCCTTACATATATGTTTATTCTTTCTACGGTCCTCAAGATCCCCTCAgctgaggggaggaagaaagcctTCTCCACCTGTGCCTCTCACCTTACTGTGGTCATTATTCACTTTGGGTTTGCCTCCATAGTCTACTTGAAGCCAGAGGCTGAAGAGGGAGATGACACCCTCATGGCTGTCCCCTACACTGTCATCACACCCTTCCTCAGCCCCCTAATTTTCACCCTGAGAAACAAGGACATGAAGAATGCTCTGAAGAAAGTACTGGACAAGAAAGTTTCCTTAAACAAATAA